The following proteins come from a genomic window of Candidatus Francisella endociliophora:
- the lipA gene encoding lipoyl synthase, which yields MKEISNLKVKVESGNKYTTAHGFHAVKDGIRNKKENSVQVRKPEWLKVQRQDSKEYQKVKSITKKNRLSTVCEEAKCPNINECWSHGTATIMLMGAVCTRACKFCSVDTGNPKGWLDRDEPKNTAESVKLMNLEYVVLTSVDRDDLEDGGAGHYAETISAIKNVNKNIKVEALTPDFAGVKENVDKIINTKVDVIAQNIETVERLTHPVRDPRAGYWQTFEFLKYVKEKAPNILTKTSIMVGLGETDEEIYKTMDDAISVGVDIITLGQYMQPTKHHLSVERFVTPQQFEEYRKIGLEKGFMEVASGPMVRSSYRADRVFKRNNLDL from the coding sequence ACTACAGCCCATGGTTTTCATGCCGTTAAAGATGGTATTAGAAACAAAAAAGAAAATTCTGTACAAGTGCGTAAACCAGAGTGGTTGAAAGTACAAAGACAAGATTCTAAAGAATATCAAAAAGTTAAATCTATAACTAAGAAAAATAGGCTTTCTACCGTTTGTGAAGAAGCAAAATGTCCTAATATAAATGAGTGCTGGTCTCATGGTACTGCTACAATTATGCTAATGGGCGCTGTATGTACTAGAGCTTGTAAGTTTTGCTCAGTTGACACTGGTAATCCAAAAGGTTGGCTTGATAGAGATGAGCCAAAAAATACTGCAGAAAGTGTTAAGCTAATGAATCTTGAGTACGTAGTGCTTACATCAGTAGATCGTGATGATTTAGAAGATGGGGGAGCAGGGCATTATGCAGAGACTATTTCAGCTATTAAAAATGTTAATAAAAATATTAAAGTAGAAGCATTAACTCCAGATTTTGCAGGAGTTAAAGAAAATGTTGATAAAATCATAAATACAAAAGTAGATGTGATTGCACAAAATATTGAGACAGTTGAGCGTTTAACGCATCCTGTGCGTGATCCTAGAGCAGGATATTGGCAAACATTTGAATTCCTGAAGTATGTTAAAGAAAAAGCTCCAAATATTTTAACAAAGACTAGTATTATGGTTGGCTTAGGCGAAACAGATGAAGAAATCTATAAAACAATGGATGATGCTATAAGTGTTGGTGTCGATATTATTACTCTTGGGCAATATATGCAACCAACAAAGCATCACTTAAGTGTAGAGAGATTTGTAACTCCTCAGCAATTTGAAGAGTATCGTAAAATTGGTCTTGAAAAAGGCTTTATGGAAGTTGCATCAGGTCCGATGGTCAGATCAAGCTATAGAGCTGATAGAGTATTTAAAAGAAATAATTTAGATTTATAA
- the elbB gene encoding isoprenoid biosynthesis glyoxalase ElbB yields MSKVAVVLSGCGYLDGSEIYETVLTILALEKQGVQWQGVALNKDQKHVINHLHQSVDNKASARNILEESARITRGNVIDLAEADSDDYDAVIFPGGFGAAKNIMDFAFVGDDSYQMDEDVLTFARAFYLADKPAGYLCIAPLMIPLIYPEGTKATVGTDENTTAILEKKGAEAITMDATEICVDEVSKVVSTPAYMCAKNILEASQGIEKLVEKVVSYI; encoded by the coding sequence ATGTCAAAAGTAGCGGTAGTGCTATCGGGGTGTGGGTATCTGGATGGCTCAGAGATCTATGAAACAGTATTAACAATATTAGCGTTAGAAAAACAAGGTGTACAGTGGCAAGGTGTGGCTTTGAATAAAGATCAGAAGCATGTCATTAATCACTTACATCAATCAGTAGATAATAAAGCTTCTGCACGCAACATACTAGAAGAGTCAGCAAGAATTACTCGTGGAAATGTTATTGATTTAGCAGAGGCCGATAGTGATGATTATGATGCAGTGATTTTTCCAGGTGGTTTTGGTGCTGCTAAAAATATTATGGATTTTGCATTTGTTGGAGATGATAGCTATCAGATGGATGAAGATGTTTTGACATTTGCAAGAGCATTTTATTTAGCAGATAAGCCTGCTGGGTATCTTTGTATTGCTCCTTTAATGATACCTCTAATATATCCAGAAGGTACAAAAGCTACTGTTGGTACTGATGAGAATACAACAGCTATTTTAGAGAAAAAAGGTGCTGAAGCTATAACTATGGATGCTACGGAAATTTGTGTTGATGAGGTTTCTAAAGTTGTATCAACTCCAGCATACATGTGTGCAAAGAATATTTTAGAAGCATCTCAAGGTATTGAGAAGCTAGTAGAAAAAGTTGTTAGTTATATTTAA
- a CDS encoding YebC/PmpR family DNA-binding transcriptional regulator: MAGHSKWANIKHKKAKEDAKRGKVFTKLIREITVAARLGGGDKDANPRLRAAIATALANNMSKDTIERAVLKGAGGDDGANVEEVRYEGYGPSGVAIMVDCMTDNRNRTVGEVRHAFTKSGGNLGTDGSVAYMFTKRGIISFDSGVDEDALMEAALDVGAEDVVTHEDGSIDVFTDPQDFSDVQEALIEKGFNSESAEVTFDAETKADLDVATAEKVMNLIDKLEDLDDVQNVYSNANFTQELMEQLG, encoded by the coding sequence ATGGCAGGTCATAGTAAATGGGCTAATATTAAGCATAAAAAAGCAAAAGAAGACGCAAAACGTGGAAAGGTCTTTACAAAATTAATAAGAGAAATAACAGTTGCTGCAAGATTAGGTGGTGGTGATAAAGATGCTAACCCTAGGTTAAGAGCAGCTATAGCTACAGCTCTAGCAAATAATATGAGTAAAGATACTATTGAACGTGCAGTACTTAAAGGTGCTGGTGGCGATGATGGTGCTAATGTTGAAGAAGTACGTTATGAAGGTTATGGGCCTAGTGGTGTAGCTATTATGGTTGACTGTATGACAGATAATCGTAATCGTACAGTTGGTGAGGTTCGTCATGCTTTTACAAAAAGTGGTGGTAACCTTGGTACAGATGGCTCGGTTGCATATATGTTTACCAAAAGAGGAATTATCTCTTTTGATTCAGGTGTAGATGAAGATGCGCTTATGGAAGCGGCTCTTGATGTTGGTGCTGAAGATGTAGTTACTCATGAAGATGGCAGTATCGATGTGTTTACAGATCCTCAAGACTTTTCAGATGTTCAAGAAGCATTGATTGAGAAAGGATTTAATTCTGAAAGTGCAGAAGTTACTTTTGATGCAGAAACAAAGGCAGATTTAGATGTAGCTACTGCCGAGAAAGTTATGAATCTAATTGACAAATTAGAAGATCTTGATGATGTTCAAAACGTTTATTCTAATGCTAATTTTACTCAAGAGTTAATGGAGCAGTTAGGTTAG
- the ruvC gene encoding crossover junction endodeoxyribonuclease RuvC, whose product MVILGIDPGSRVTGFGVIKVQDNKVYYVASGCIRITEMGTAKRLKQIADGITEVINIYAPTESAIEQIFMFQNPGAALKLGQARGVAMCTLAINHLEVSEYSAKQVKQAVVGTGGAAKSQVQHMIQSILGLSKKPQEDAADALAIAICHYHSSKSLARIAGASRVVHKRIK is encoded by the coding sequence ATGGTAATTTTAGGAATAGACCCTGGTTCAAGAGTCACAGGTTTTGGAGTTATAAAGGTTCAAGATAATAAAGTATATTATGTAGCAAGTGGCTGTATTCGTATTACGGAAATGGGTACTGCTAAAAGGCTCAAGCAAATTGCTGATGGTATTACAGAAGTTATAAATATTTATGCTCCTACTGAATCAGCTATTGAACAGATATTTATGTTTCAAAATCCTGGTGCAGCTCTTAAGCTTGGGCAAGCTCGAGGTGTAGCAATGTGTACATTAGCAATTAATCATCTTGAAGTATCAGAATACTCGGCTAAACAAGTTAAACAAGCTGTAGTTGGAACAGGTGGAGCAGCTAAATCTCAAGTCCAACACATGATACAATCAATATTAGGCTTAAGTAAAAAACCACAAGAAGATGCAGCAGATGCTCTAGCTATAGCAATTTGTCATTATCATAGCAGTAAATCTTTAGCTAGAATTGCAGGAGCTAGTAGAGTTGTACATAAAAGAATTAAATAA
- a CDS encoding MerR family transcriptional regulator, producing the protein MQWYIKEISKLTGVSVKTLHHYDSLGLLVPVRNLNGYRIYTEKDLLKLQNIIVLKTFDFNLKQIKQILDKKLDIKESFLLQLNTLKKQKSQLEELITILSKFTEQGDLKPFDISKVFNIVKESNMSEVYENSLEEVLNDLEKQQYNQLKQEKKVTEEVFNKRWKTLCEEISLNLDKDPFGEYGIKMGEKIHAAVYNLYGRRYAGLKHTVWNKGFMTGKFESSVTSEEVVSWIDNAMQAYFTTRLRNIFISLENKQDSLVAEQFGQLLDEMFGNEDSLKLNFFEQMFNHKEVPEKTKKWVKKNQKIFL; encoded by the coding sequence ATGCAGTGGTATATAAAAGAAATTAGCAAATTAACTGGTGTGTCTGTCAAAACCTTACATCATTACGATAGCTTAGGTTTGCTAGTTCCTGTACGAAATCTAAATGGTTATAGGATTTATACGGAAAAAGATCTACTGAAACTTCAAAACATAATAGTTCTAAAAACGTTTGATTTTAATTTGAAGCAAATAAAACAGATTTTAGATAAGAAGTTAGATATTAAAGAGAGTTTTTTGCTGCAATTAAATACCTTAAAAAAACAAAAAAGTCAGCTTGAAGAGTTAATAACTATACTCTCTAAATTTACAGAGCAAGGTGATTTGAAACCTTTTGATATTAGTAAAGTGTTTAATATAGTTAAGGAGTCTAACATGTCAGAAGTTTATGAAAACTCTCTTGAAGAAGTTTTAAATGATTTAGAAAAACAACAATATAATCAGTTAAAGCAAGAGAAAAAAGTAACGGAAGAAGTTTTCAACAAAAGATGGAAAACTCTTTGCGAAGAAATTAGTCTAAATTTAGATAAAGATCCTTTTGGTGAATATGGTATTAAGATGGGTGAGAAAATTCATGCCGCTGTTTATAATCTTTATGGTAGAAGATATGCAGGTCTAAAACATACTGTATGGAATAAAGGTTTTATGACTGGAAAGTTTGAAAGTAGTGTAACTTCTGAAGAAGTCGTTAGTTGGATAGATAATGCTATGCAAGCTTACTTTACAACTAGGTTAAGAAATATATTCATCAGTTTAGAAAATAAGCAAGATAGTCTTGTAGCAGAGCAGTTTGGACAGCTACTAGATGAAATGTTTGGCAATGAAGATAGTTTAAAACTAAACTTTTTTGAACAAATGTTTAATCATAAAGAAGTACCTGAAAAAACTAAAAAATGGGTCAAGAAAAATCAAAAGATCTTTTTATAA
- the ruvA gene encoding Holliday junction branch migration protein RuvA, which produces MISFIKGKLLEKDPTALLIDVNGLGYEVSVPMTTFYSLGEVESEIRLYTHFVVREDAQQLYGFKSKVDKKVFQELIKVSGIGARTAIAILSGMDSKTLLHCIENKDYGLLSTVPGIGKKTAERVVIEVYDKLLKMANEIYGQSDDGTTTVASNSTQSAQTPAAISNSIFSESVDALLALGYKQKDAEKMIRSTIGEASSAAEAIRKALQGSIKSKR; this is translated from the coding sequence ATGATAAGTTTTATAAAAGGTAAATTATTAGAAAAAGATCCAACAGCTTTGTTGATTGATGTAAATGGTCTTGGTTATGAAGTATCTGTGCCAATGACGACATTTTACTCACTTGGAGAAGTTGAGAGCGAGATTAGACTCTATACTCATTTTGTCGTTAGAGAGGATGCACAACAGCTTTATGGTTTTAAATCAAAAGTTGATAAAAAGGTTTTTCAAGAATTAATAAAAGTAAGTGGAATCGGTGCCAGAACTGCAATAGCTATATTATCAGGTATGGATTCTAAAACTCTTCTACATTGTATTGAAAATAAAGATTATGGACTTCTATCAACTGTACCAGGTATCGGTAAAAAAACTGCTGAAAGGGTAGTAATAGAGGTTTATGATAAGCTTCTAAAAATGGCTAATGAAATATATGGTCAATCTGATGATGGAACTACAACTGTAGCTTCTAATAGTACACAATCAGCTCAAACACCTGCCGCAATTTCAAATTCAATATTTAGTGAATCTGTAGATGCTCTATTAGCTCTTGGATATAAGCAAAAAGATGCTGAGAAAATGATTCGTAGTACTATTGGGGAGGCTAGCTCAGCTGCTGAAGCTATTCGTAAGGCTTTACAAGGATCTATTAAATCAAAAAGGTAA